Proteins encoded by one window of Vigna radiata var. radiata cultivar VC1973A chromosome 5, Vradiata_ver6, whole genome shotgun sequence:
- the LOC106762572 gene encoding WD-40 repeat-containing protein MSI4: METPPQQGVVKKKETRGRKPKPKDDKKDEHSKTKEGRKTQQYQQQQQQQQQPSVDEKYTQWKSLVPVLYDWLANHNLVWPSLSCRWGPQLEQATYKNRQRLYLSEQTDGSVPNTLVIANCEVVKPRVAAAEHISQFNEEARSPFVKKFKTIIHPGEVNRIRELPQNSKIVATHTDSPDVLVWDVENQPNRHAVLGATNSRPDLILTGHQDNAEFALAMCPTEPYVLSGGKDKTVVLWSIEDHITSAATGGSIIKPNSKSGEANDKTAESPSVGPRGIYCGHEDTVEDVTFCPSSAQEFCSVGDDSCLILWDARVGSSPVVKVEKAHNADLHCVDWNPHDDNLILTGSADNSVRMFDRRNLTTNGVGSPIHKFEGHKAAVLCVQWSPDKSSVFGSSAEDGLLNIWDYEKVGKKIERSGKSISAPPGLFFQHAGHRDKVVDFHWNAYDPWTIVSVSDDCESTGGGGTLQIWRMSDLIYRPEEEVLAELEKFKSHVVACASKSEK, from the exons ATGGAGACTCCTCCTCAGCAAGGTgtggtgaagaagaaggagacaaGGGGTCGAAAACCTAAGCCAAAGGATGACAAGAAAGATGAACATTCCAAGACAAAGGAAGGGAGAAAAACGCAGCAATATCAgcagcaacagcagcagcagcaacaacCTTCGGTCGATGAGAAATACACGCAATGGAAGTCTCTCGTCCCTGTCCTCTATGACTGGCTTGCTAACCACAACCTTGTTTGGCCCTCTCTCTCTTGCCG GTGGGGTCCTCAGCTTGAACAAGCCACTTACAAGAATCGCCAGCGGCTCTATCTTTCCGAACAG ACTGATGGTAGCGTGCCAAATACTCTGGTGATTGCGAATTGCGAGGTTGTGAAGCCTAGAGTTGCGGCTGCAGAGCACATTTCGCAG TTTAATGAAGAGGCACGGTCCCCGTTTGTGAAGAAGTTCAAGACCATCATACATCCTGGCGAG GTGAACAGAATTAGGGAATTACCACAAAATTCCAAGATTGTGGCAACACATACAGATAGCCCTGAT GTCCTTGTTTGGGATGTTGAGAATCAACCTAACCGTCATGCTGTCCTTGGAGCTACAAACTCTCGGCCTGATTTG ATATTGACTGGACACCAAGATAATGCAGAATTTGCTCTTGCTATGTGTCCAACTGAGCCCTATGTTCTTTCAGGAG GAAAGGATAAAACGGTGGTATTGTGGAGTATTGAGGACCATATAACATCTGCTGCCACAGGTGGATCAATTATCAAGCCAAACTCTAAATCTGGAGAAGCCAATGATAAAACTGCTGAAAGCCCTTCTGTCGGGCCACGAGGTATCTACTGTGGGCATGAGGATACTGTTGAAGATGTGACTTTCTGTCCATCCAG TGCACAGGAGTTCTGTAGTGTTGGAGATGATTCTTGTCTCATCTTATGGGATGCACGTGTTGGGTCTAGCCCTGTGGTTAAG GTTGAAAAAGCTCATAATGCTGATCTTCACTGTGTTGATTGGAATCCACATGATGATAATCTGATTCTTACTGG GTCAGCAGATAATTCTGTACGCATGTTTGATCGTCGCAATCTCACCACTAACGGAGTTGGGTCGCCCATCCATAAATTTGAGGGTCACAAAGCTGCTGTTCTTTGTGTTCAG TGGTCTCCAGACAAATCATCTGTATTTGGAAGTTCAGCTGAGGATGGTCTCTTAAACATTTGGGACTATGAGAAG GTTGGTAAAAAGATAGAGCGATCTGGAAAATCAATAAGTGCTCCTCCAGGGTTGTTTTTCCAACATGCTGGTCATAG AGATAAAGTAGTCGATTTTCACTGGAATGCATATGATCCATGGACAATTGTTAGCGTCTCTGATGACTGTGAAAGTACTGGTGGAGGAGGCACATTGCAG ATATGGCGCATGAGTGATTTGATCTACAGACCAGAAGAAGAGGTTTTAGCGGAGCTGGAGAAATTCAAATCTCATGTGGTGGCATGCGCTTCCAAGTctgaaaaatga